The following coding sequences lie in one Anomalospiza imberbis isolate Cuckoo-Finch-1a 21T00152 chromosome 21, ASM3175350v1, whole genome shotgun sequence genomic window:
- the CIZ1 gene encoding cip1-interacting zinc finger protein isoform X2, which translates to MFNQQQFQQQLLQLQHLLQQQQQQHHHHPPAQQGGRGLPPPQQQQMLSLRATNQPSLLNANPMLQRALLMQQMQGNLRGFNMTAPALQQFFPQATRHSLLGPPPVGVSLKPTRLGFPSLPFQRQNRTFRKDFQRVPDRKRELDPGSSSQTQGDEKMEIPEGMQAGSEQNNSSPSTDMEHAQGGMVCFAKEISFCVPAEPRTPAESVLSTEPAAKRLKSVTGECALEDATDSKKAEVSCTHVQADGTDNAKEYTAEDLSRERKFSEEPKAPEVLSSGGSLKVTIQQSSESRAISTTALKPGHWACDVGTADPNTESVLKFYCYICKTNCCSQQNFQSHMAGIQHQQRLGEIQHMSNVCFVSLLPMVKQQKVLAGKDGETQQRWCNTCQVHFTGDLIKHRRTQEHKLAKRSLRPFCTVCSRHFKTPRKFVEHMKSPEHKQKAKEVRLGEKELGSPEDSEELITVDAVGCFEDDDEEEEEEEGGAGEEEDHDIVLMENEDSAAKQTGLKEVSLEDYEGSEKYCPDTAYGLDFLVPVAGYLCRLCHKFYHSDSAARLAHCKSLMHFENFQGSSSQLLDDPKQPLATTAHTSKKMNDDHGIDKEGTELSALQEQTSRSLEGKGELATSRPEGKSLASVTDDVCGIMVVEEESLQEENKSTATSADCLFSEESHSVGESLGREEEANTARQRAGTDDHQDPGSGGGLGQKEAADAGQEAAAEPSSLAKGETAGLTSAGCRRSSRRKPR; encoded by the exons GGGTTTGCCGCCACCGCAGCAGCAACAGATGCTGAGCTTACGGGCAACAAATCAGCCATCGCTGCTCAATGCCAATCCTATGCTCCAGCGGGCCTTACTCATGCAGCAGATGCAAG GAAACCTGCGTGGATTTAACATGACAgcaccagcactgcagcagtTCTTCCCTCAGGCTACGAGACATTCCCTCCTGGGACCACCACCTGTTGGGGTCTCCTTAAAGCCAACTCGGCTGGGCTTCCCCAGCCTCCCATTCCAGCGGCAGAACCGGACCTTTCGCAAG GACTTCCAGAGAGTTCCTGACAGGAAGCGGGAACTAGATCCTGGTTCTTCATCTCAGACACAAGGTGATGAGAAAATGGAAATTCCAGAGGGAATGCAAGCAGGGTCAGAGCAGAACAATTCCTCACCATCCACAG ATATGGAACATGCTCAAGGTGGCATGGTCTGTTTTGCTAAGGAAATCTCCTTctgtgttcctgcagagccaaGAACTCCAGCAGAGTCTGTGTTGAGCACTGAGCCTGCAGCAAAAAGACTGAAGAG TGTGACTGGGGAGTGTGCGTTAGAGGATGCCACAGACAGCAAGAAAGCAGAAGTCTCATGCACCCATGTCCAAGCTGATG GTACAGACAATGCAAAGGAGTACACAGCTGAAGATCTCTCCAGAGAGAGGAAATTCTCTGAGGAACCGAAGGCTCCTGAG GTGTTGAGCTCTGGAGGTTCACTGAAAGTGACTATTCAGCAGAGCAGTGAGAGCAGAGCTATCAGCACAACAGCTCTGAAACCAGGGCACTGGGCCTGCGACGTGGGCACAGCTGATCCCAACACAGAATCAGTCCTTAAATTCTACTGTTACATCTGCAAGACCAATTGCTGCAGTCAGCAG AATTTCCAATCCCACATGGCTGGAATTCAGCACCAGCAGCGACTTGGGGAGATTCAGCACATGAGcaatgtttgttttgtttcactaCTGCCCATGGTGAAACAGCAGAAGGTGCTAGCAGGAAAAGATGG AGAGACCCAGCAGCGGTGGTGTAACACGTGTCAGGTGCATTTCACCGGGGACCTCATCAAACATCGCAGGACCCAGGAACACAAG CTGGCCAAACGCTCGCTTCGTCCTTTCTGCACTGTCTGCAGCCGCCACTTCAAGACCCCTCGCAAGTTTGTGGAGCATATGAAGTCCCCTGAGCACAAACAGAAAGCCAAAGAG GTTAGGCTAGGAGAGAAGGAGTTGGGGAGCCCAGAAGATTCAGAGGAGTTGATCACTGTGGATGCTGTTGGCTGTTTtgaagatgatgatgaggaagaggaggaggaggagggaggagctgGTGAGGAGGAAGACCATGATATAGTGCTGATGGAGAATGAGGATTCTGCTGCCAAGCAG ACTGGGCTGAAGGAAGTGTCTTTGGAGGATTACGAAGGAAGTGAGAAGTATTGTCCAGACACAGCCTATG GCCTGGATTTTCTGGTCCCCGTCGCAGGttacctctgcaggctgtgtcACAAATTCTACCATAGCGACTCCGCTGCCCGGCTCGCACACTGCAAGTCCCTGATGCATTTTGAGAACTTTCAG GGCTCCAGCTCCCAATTGCTGGATGATCCAAAACAGCCTCTTGCTACAACAGCACATACCAGCAAGAAGATGAATGATGATCATGGGATAGATAAGGAGGGCACAGAGCTGTCAGCCCTGCAAGAACAAACCTCAAGGTCTCTGGAGGGTAAGGGTGAGCTGGCCACCTCTAGGCCAGAGGGCAAGAGCCTGGCCAGTGTGACTGACGATGTGTGTGGTATCATGGTTGTAGAAGAAGAAAGTCTACAGGAAGAGAACAAGTCCACTGCCACTAGTGCCGACTGCCTGTTCTCTGAGGAGAGCCACTCCGTAGGGGAGTCACTGGGACGTGAGGAAGAAGCCAACACAGCCAGgcagagggcaggcacagatgaCCACCAGGATCCAGGGAGTGGAGGAGGCTTAGGACAGAAGGAGGCAGCAGATGCAggccaggaggcagcagcagagccttcCTCCCTCGCCAAAGGTGAGACAGCCGGTCTCACCTCTGCTGGGTGCAGACGCTCTTCCAGGCGCAAACCCAGATAG
- the CIZ1 gene encoding cip1-interacting zinc finger protein isoform X3 — protein MFNQQQFQQQLLQLQHLLQQQQQQHHHHPPAQQGGRGLPPPQQQQMLSLRATNQPSLLNANPMLQRALLMQQMQGNLRGFNMTAPALQQFFPQATRHSLLGPPPVGVSLKPTRLGFPSLPFQRQNRTFRKDFQRVPDRKRELDPGSSSQTQGDEKMEIPEGMQAGSEQNNSSPSTEPRTPAESVLSTEPAAKRLKSVTGECALEDATDSKKAEVSCTHVQADGTDNAKEYTAEDLSRERKFSEEPKAPEVLSSGGSLKVTIQQSSESRAISTTALKPGHWACDVGTADPNTESVLKFYCYICKTNCCSQQNFQSHMAGIQHQQRLGEIQHMSNVCFVSLLPMVKQQKVLAGKDGETQQRWCNTCQVHFTGDLIKHRRTQEHKLAKRSLRPFCTVCSRHFKTPRKFVEHMKSPEHKQKAKEVRLGEKELGSPEDSEELITVDAVGCFEDDDEEEEEEEGGAGEEEDHDIVLMENEDSAAKQTGLKEVSLEDYEGSEKYCPDTAYGLDFLVPVAGYLCRLCHKFYHSDSAARLAHCKSLMHFENFQRYKAARHRATTAYPEAALHSQGSSSQLLDDPKQPLATTAHTSKKMNDDHGIDKEGTELSALQEQTSRSLEGKGELATSRPEGKSLASVTDDVCGIMVVEEESLQEENKSTATSADCLFSEESHSVGESLGREEEANTARQRAGTDDHQDPGSGGGLGQKEAADAGQEAAAEPSSLAKGETAGLTSAGCRRSSRRKPR, from the exons GGGTTTGCCGCCACCGCAGCAGCAACAGATGCTGAGCTTACGGGCAACAAATCAGCCATCGCTGCTCAATGCCAATCCTATGCTCCAGCGGGCCTTACTCATGCAGCAGATGCAAG GAAACCTGCGTGGATTTAACATGACAgcaccagcactgcagcagtTCTTCCCTCAGGCTACGAGACATTCCCTCCTGGGACCACCACCTGTTGGGGTCTCCTTAAAGCCAACTCGGCTGGGCTTCCCCAGCCTCCCATTCCAGCGGCAGAACCGGACCTTTCGCAAG GACTTCCAGAGAGTTCCTGACAGGAAGCGGGAACTAGATCCTGGTTCTTCATCTCAGACACAAGGTGATGAGAAAATGGAAATTCCAGAGGGAATGCAAGCAGGGTCAGAGCAGAACAATTCCTCACCATCCACAG agccaaGAACTCCAGCAGAGTCTGTGTTGAGCACTGAGCCTGCAGCAAAAAGACTGAAGAG TGTGACTGGGGAGTGTGCGTTAGAGGATGCCACAGACAGCAAGAAAGCAGAAGTCTCATGCACCCATGTCCAAGCTGATG GTACAGACAATGCAAAGGAGTACACAGCTGAAGATCTCTCCAGAGAGAGGAAATTCTCTGAGGAACCGAAGGCTCCTGAG GTGTTGAGCTCTGGAGGTTCACTGAAAGTGACTATTCAGCAGAGCAGTGAGAGCAGAGCTATCAGCACAACAGCTCTGAAACCAGGGCACTGGGCCTGCGACGTGGGCACAGCTGATCCCAACACAGAATCAGTCCTTAAATTCTACTGTTACATCTGCAAGACCAATTGCTGCAGTCAGCAG AATTTCCAATCCCACATGGCTGGAATTCAGCACCAGCAGCGACTTGGGGAGATTCAGCACATGAGcaatgtttgttttgtttcactaCTGCCCATGGTGAAACAGCAGAAGGTGCTAGCAGGAAAAGATGG AGAGACCCAGCAGCGGTGGTGTAACACGTGTCAGGTGCATTTCACCGGGGACCTCATCAAACATCGCAGGACCCAGGAACACAAG CTGGCCAAACGCTCGCTTCGTCCTTTCTGCACTGTCTGCAGCCGCCACTTCAAGACCCCTCGCAAGTTTGTGGAGCATATGAAGTCCCCTGAGCACAAACAGAAAGCCAAAGAG GTTAGGCTAGGAGAGAAGGAGTTGGGGAGCCCAGAAGATTCAGAGGAGTTGATCACTGTGGATGCTGTTGGCTGTTTtgaagatgatgatgaggaagaggaggaggaggagggaggagctgGTGAGGAGGAAGACCATGATATAGTGCTGATGGAGAATGAGGATTCTGCTGCCAAGCAG ACTGGGCTGAAGGAAGTGTCTTTGGAGGATTACGAAGGAAGTGAGAAGTATTGTCCAGACACAGCCTATG GCCTGGATTTTCTGGTCCCCGTCGCAGGttacctctgcaggctgtgtcACAAATTCTACCATAGCGACTCCGCTGCCCGGCTCGCACACTGCAAGTCCCTGATGCATTTTGAGAACTTTCAG AGATACAAGGCAGCAAGGCATCGTGCCACAACTGCCTACCCCGAGGCTGCTTTGCATTCCCAGGGCTCCAGCTCCCAATTGCTGGATGATCCAAAACAGCCTCTTGCTACAACAGCACATACCAGCAAGAAGATGAATGATGATCATGGGATAGATAAGGAGGGCACAGAGCTGTCAGCCCTGCAAGAACAAACCTCAAGGTCTCTGGAGGGTAAGGGTGAGCTGGCCACCTCTAGGCCAGAGGGCAAGAGCCTGGCCAGTGTGACTGACGATGTGTGTGGTATCATGGTTGTAGAAGAAGAAAGTCTACAGGAAGAGAACAAGTCCACTGCCACTAGTGCCGACTGCCTGTTCTCTGAGGAGAGCCACTCCGTAGGGGAGTCACTGGGACGTGAGGAAGAAGCCAACACAGCCAGgcagagggcaggcacagatgaCCACCAGGATCCAGGGAGTGGAGGAGGCTTAGGACAGAAGGAGGCAGCAGATGCAggccaggaggcagcagcagagccttcCTCCCTCGCCAAAGGTGAGACAGCCGGTCTCACCTCTGCTGGGTGCAGACGCTCTTCCAGGCGCAAACCCAGATAG
- the CIZ1 gene encoding cip1-interacting zinc finger protein isoform X4, which produces MFNQQQFQQQLLQLQHLLQQQQQQHHHHPPAQQGGRGLPPPQQQQMLSLRATNQPSLLNANPMLQRALLMQQMQGNLRGFNMTAPALQQFFPQATRHSLLGPPPVGVSLKPTRLGFPSLPFQRQNRTFRKDFQRVPDRKRELDPGSSSQTQGDEKMEIPEGMQAGSEQNNSSPSTDMEHAQGGMVCFAKEISFCVPAEPRTPAESVLSTEPAAKRLKSVTGECALEDATDSKKAEVSCTHVQADGTDNAKEYTAEDLSRERKFSEEPKAPEVLSSGGSLKVTIQQSSESRAISTTALKPGHWACDVGTADPNTESVLKFYCYICKTNCCSQQNFQSHMAGIQHQQRLGEIQHMSNVCFVSLLPMVKQQKVLAGKDGETQQRWCNTCQVHFTGDLIKHRRTQEHKLAKRSLRPFCTVCSRHFKTPRKFVEHMKSPEHKQKAKEVRLGEKELGSPEDSEELITVDAVGCFEDDDEEEEEEEGGAGEEEDHDIVLMENEDSAAKQTGLKEVSLEDYEGSEKYCPDTAYGLDFLVPVAGYLCRLCHKFYHSDSAARLAHCKSLMHFENFQRYKAARHRATTAYPEAALHSQGSSSQLLDDPKQPLATTAHTSKKMNDDHGIDKEGTELSALQEQTSRSLEEEESLQEENKSTATSADCLFSEESHSVGESLGREEEANTARQRAGTDDHQDPGSGGGLGQKEAADAGQEAAAEPSSLAKGETAGLTSAGCRRSSRRKPR; this is translated from the exons GGGTTTGCCGCCACCGCAGCAGCAACAGATGCTGAGCTTACGGGCAACAAATCAGCCATCGCTGCTCAATGCCAATCCTATGCTCCAGCGGGCCTTACTCATGCAGCAGATGCAAG GAAACCTGCGTGGATTTAACATGACAgcaccagcactgcagcagtTCTTCCCTCAGGCTACGAGACATTCCCTCCTGGGACCACCACCTGTTGGGGTCTCCTTAAAGCCAACTCGGCTGGGCTTCCCCAGCCTCCCATTCCAGCGGCAGAACCGGACCTTTCGCAAG GACTTCCAGAGAGTTCCTGACAGGAAGCGGGAACTAGATCCTGGTTCTTCATCTCAGACACAAGGTGATGAGAAAATGGAAATTCCAGAGGGAATGCAAGCAGGGTCAGAGCAGAACAATTCCTCACCATCCACAG ATATGGAACATGCTCAAGGTGGCATGGTCTGTTTTGCTAAGGAAATCTCCTTctgtgttcctgcagagccaaGAACTCCAGCAGAGTCTGTGTTGAGCACTGAGCCTGCAGCAAAAAGACTGAAGAG TGTGACTGGGGAGTGTGCGTTAGAGGATGCCACAGACAGCAAGAAAGCAGAAGTCTCATGCACCCATGTCCAAGCTGATG GTACAGACAATGCAAAGGAGTACACAGCTGAAGATCTCTCCAGAGAGAGGAAATTCTCTGAGGAACCGAAGGCTCCTGAG GTGTTGAGCTCTGGAGGTTCACTGAAAGTGACTATTCAGCAGAGCAGTGAGAGCAGAGCTATCAGCACAACAGCTCTGAAACCAGGGCACTGGGCCTGCGACGTGGGCACAGCTGATCCCAACACAGAATCAGTCCTTAAATTCTACTGTTACATCTGCAAGACCAATTGCTGCAGTCAGCAG AATTTCCAATCCCACATGGCTGGAATTCAGCACCAGCAGCGACTTGGGGAGATTCAGCACATGAGcaatgtttgttttgtttcactaCTGCCCATGGTGAAACAGCAGAAGGTGCTAGCAGGAAAAGATGG AGAGACCCAGCAGCGGTGGTGTAACACGTGTCAGGTGCATTTCACCGGGGACCTCATCAAACATCGCAGGACCCAGGAACACAAG CTGGCCAAACGCTCGCTTCGTCCTTTCTGCACTGTCTGCAGCCGCCACTTCAAGACCCCTCGCAAGTTTGTGGAGCATATGAAGTCCCCTGAGCACAAACAGAAAGCCAAAGAG GTTAGGCTAGGAGAGAAGGAGTTGGGGAGCCCAGAAGATTCAGAGGAGTTGATCACTGTGGATGCTGTTGGCTGTTTtgaagatgatgatgaggaagaggaggaggaggagggaggagctgGTGAGGAGGAAGACCATGATATAGTGCTGATGGAGAATGAGGATTCTGCTGCCAAGCAG ACTGGGCTGAAGGAAGTGTCTTTGGAGGATTACGAAGGAAGTGAGAAGTATTGTCCAGACACAGCCTATG GCCTGGATTTTCTGGTCCCCGTCGCAGGttacctctgcaggctgtgtcACAAATTCTACCATAGCGACTCCGCTGCCCGGCTCGCACACTGCAAGTCCCTGATGCATTTTGAGAACTTTCAG AGATACAAGGCAGCAAGGCATCGTGCCACAACTGCCTACCCCGAGGCTGCTTTGCATTCCCAGGGCTCCAGCTCCCAATTGCTGGATGATCCAAAACAGCCTCTTGCTACAACAGCACATACCAGCAAGAAGATGAATGATGATCATGGGATAGATAAGGAGGGCACAGAGCTGTCAGCCCTGCAAGAACAAACCTCAAGGTCTCTGGAGG AAGAAGAAAGTCTACAGGAAGAGAACAAGTCCACTGCCACTAGTGCCGACTGCCTGTTCTCTGAGGAGAGCCACTCCGTAGGGGAGTCACTGGGACGTGAGGAAGAAGCCAACACAGCCAGgcagagggcaggcacagatgaCCACCAGGATCCAGGGAGTGGAGGAGGCTTAGGACAGAAGGAGGCAGCAGATGCAggccaggaggcagcagcagagccttcCTCCCTCGCCAAAGGTGAGACAGCCGGTCTCACCTCTGCTGGGTGCAGACGCTCTTCCAGGCGCAAACCCAGATAG
- the CIZ1 gene encoding cip1-interacting zinc finger protein isoform X5 encodes MFNQQQFQQQLLQLQHLLQQQQQQHHHHPPAQQGGRGLPPPQQQQMLSLRATNQPSLLNANPMLQRALLMQQMQGNLRGFNMTAPALQQFFPQATRHSLLGPPPVGVSLKPTRLGFPSLPFQRQNRTFRKDFQRVPDRKRELDPGSSSQTQGDEKMEIPEGMQAGSEQNNSSPSTDMEHAQGGMVCFAKEISFCVPAEPRTPAESVLSTEPAAKRLKSVTGECALEDATDSKKAEVSCTHVQADGTDNAKEYTAEDLSRERKFSEEPKAPEVLSSGGSLKVTIQQSSESRAISTTALKPGHWACDVGTADPNTESVLKFYCYICKTNCCSQQNFQSHMAGIQHQQRLGEIQHMSNVCFVSLLPMVKQQKVLAGKDGETQQRWCNTCQVHFTGDLIKHRRTQEHKLAKRSLRPFCTVCSRHFKTPRKFVEHMKSPEHKQKAKEVRLGEKELGSPEDSEELITVDAVGCFEDDDEEEEEEEGGAGEEEDHDIVLMENEDSAAKQTGLKEVSLEDYEGSEKYCPDTAYGLDFLVPVAGYLCRLCHKFYHSDSAARLAHCKSLMHFENFQGSSSQLLDDPKQPLATTAHTSKKMNDDHGIDKEGTELSALQEQTSRSLEEEESLQEENKSTATSADCLFSEESHSVGESLGREEEANTARQRAGTDDHQDPGSGGGLGQKEAADAGQEAAAEPSSLAKGETAGLTSAGCRRSSRRKPR; translated from the exons GGGTTTGCCGCCACCGCAGCAGCAACAGATGCTGAGCTTACGGGCAACAAATCAGCCATCGCTGCTCAATGCCAATCCTATGCTCCAGCGGGCCTTACTCATGCAGCAGATGCAAG GAAACCTGCGTGGATTTAACATGACAgcaccagcactgcagcagtTCTTCCCTCAGGCTACGAGACATTCCCTCCTGGGACCACCACCTGTTGGGGTCTCCTTAAAGCCAACTCGGCTGGGCTTCCCCAGCCTCCCATTCCAGCGGCAGAACCGGACCTTTCGCAAG GACTTCCAGAGAGTTCCTGACAGGAAGCGGGAACTAGATCCTGGTTCTTCATCTCAGACACAAGGTGATGAGAAAATGGAAATTCCAGAGGGAATGCAAGCAGGGTCAGAGCAGAACAATTCCTCACCATCCACAG ATATGGAACATGCTCAAGGTGGCATGGTCTGTTTTGCTAAGGAAATCTCCTTctgtgttcctgcagagccaaGAACTCCAGCAGAGTCTGTGTTGAGCACTGAGCCTGCAGCAAAAAGACTGAAGAG TGTGACTGGGGAGTGTGCGTTAGAGGATGCCACAGACAGCAAGAAAGCAGAAGTCTCATGCACCCATGTCCAAGCTGATG GTACAGACAATGCAAAGGAGTACACAGCTGAAGATCTCTCCAGAGAGAGGAAATTCTCTGAGGAACCGAAGGCTCCTGAG GTGTTGAGCTCTGGAGGTTCACTGAAAGTGACTATTCAGCAGAGCAGTGAGAGCAGAGCTATCAGCACAACAGCTCTGAAACCAGGGCACTGGGCCTGCGACGTGGGCACAGCTGATCCCAACACAGAATCAGTCCTTAAATTCTACTGTTACATCTGCAAGACCAATTGCTGCAGTCAGCAG AATTTCCAATCCCACATGGCTGGAATTCAGCACCAGCAGCGACTTGGGGAGATTCAGCACATGAGcaatgtttgttttgtttcactaCTGCCCATGGTGAAACAGCAGAAGGTGCTAGCAGGAAAAGATGG AGAGACCCAGCAGCGGTGGTGTAACACGTGTCAGGTGCATTTCACCGGGGACCTCATCAAACATCGCAGGACCCAGGAACACAAG CTGGCCAAACGCTCGCTTCGTCCTTTCTGCACTGTCTGCAGCCGCCACTTCAAGACCCCTCGCAAGTTTGTGGAGCATATGAAGTCCCCTGAGCACAAACAGAAAGCCAAAGAG GTTAGGCTAGGAGAGAAGGAGTTGGGGAGCCCAGAAGATTCAGAGGAGTTGATCACTGTGGATGCTGTTGGCTGTTTtgaagatgatgatgaggaagaggaggaggaggagggaggagctgGTGAGGAGGAAGACCATGATATAGTGCTGATGGAGAATGAGGATTCTGCTGCCAAGCAG ACTGGGCTGAAGGAAGTGTCTTTGGAGGATTACGAAGGAAGTGAGAAGTATTGTCCAGACACAGCCTATG GCCTGGATTTTCTGGTCCCCGTCGCAGGttacctctgcaggctgtgtcACAAATTCTACCATAGCGACTCCGCTGCCCGGCTCGCACACTGCAAGTCCCTGATGCATTTTGAGAACTTTCAG GGCTCCAGCTCCCAATTGCTGGATGATCCAAAACAGCCTCTTGCTACAACAGCACATACCAGCAAGAAGATGAATGATGATCATGGGATAGATAAGGAGGGCACAGAGCTGTCAGCCCTGCAAGAACAAACCTCAAGGTCTCTGGAGG AAGAAGAAAGTCTACAGGAAGAGAACAAGTCCACTGCCACTAGTGCCGACTGCCTGTTCTCTGAGGAGAGCCACTCCGTAGGGGAGTCACTGGGACGTGAGGAAGAAGCCAACACAGCCAGgcagagggcaggcacagatgaCCACCAGGATCCAGGGAGTGGAGGAGGCTTAGGACAGAAGGAGGCAGCAGATGCAggccaggaggcagcagcagagccttcCTCCCTCGCCAAAGGTGAGACAGCCGGTCTCACCTCTGCTGGGTGCAGACGCTCTTCCAGGCGCAAACCCAGATAG
- the CIZ1 gene encoding cip1-interacting zinc finger protein isoform X1 produces MFNQQQFQQQLLQLQHLLQQQQQQHHHHPPAQQGGRGLPPPQQQQMLSLRATNQPSLLNANPMLQRALLMQQMQGNLRGFNMTAPALQQFFPQATRHSLLGPPPVGVSLKPTRLGFPSLPFQRQNRTFRKDFQRVPDRKRELDPGSSSQTQGDEKMEIPEGMQAGSEQNNSSPSTDMEHAQGGMVCFAKEISFCVPAEPRTPAESVLSTEPAAKRLKSVTGECALEDATDSKKAEVSCTHVQADGTDNAKEYTAEDLSRERKFSEEPKAPEVLSSGGSLKVTIQQSSESRAISTTALKPGHWACDVGTADPNTESVLKFYCYICKTNCCSQQNFQSHMAGIQHQQRLGEIQHMSNVCFVSLLPMVKQQKVLAGKDGETQQRWCNTCQVHFTGDLIKHRRTQEHKLAKRSLRPFCTVCSRHFKTPRKFVEHMKSPEHKQKAKEVRLGEKELGSPEDSEELITVDAVGCFEDDDEEEEEEEGGAGEEEDHDIVLMENEDSAAKQTGLKEVSLEDYEGSEKYCPDTAYGLDFLVPVAGYLCRLCHKFYHSDSAARLAHCKSLMHFENFQRYKAARHRATTAYPEAALHSQGSSSQLLDDPKQPLATTAHTSKKMNDDHGIDKEGTELSALQEQTSRSLEGKGELATSRPEGKSLASVTDDVCGIMVVEEESLQEENKSTATSADCLFSEESHSVGESLGREEEANTARQRAGTDDHQDPGSGGGLGQKEAADAGQEAAAEPSSLAKGETAGLTSAGCRRSSRRKPR; encoded by the exons GGGTTTGCCGCCACCGCAGCAGCAACAGATGCTGAGCTTACGGGCAACAAATCAGCCATCGCTGCTCAATGCCAATCCTATGCTCCAGCGGGCCTTACTCATGCAGCAGATGCAAG GAAACCTGCGTGGATTTAACATGACAgcaccagcactgcagcagtTCTTCCCTCAGGCTACGAGACATTCCCTCCTGGGACCACCACCTGTTGGGGTCTCCTTAAAGCCAACTCGGCTGGGCTTCCCCAGCCTCCCATTCCAGCGGCAGAACCGGACCTTTCGCAAG GACTTCCAGAGAGTTCCTGACAGGAAGCGGGAACTAGATCCTGGTTCTTCATCTCAGACACAAGGTGATGAGAAAATGGAAATTCCAGAGGGAATGCAAGCAGGGTCAGAGCAGAACAATTCCTCACCATCCACAG ATATGGAACATGCTCAAGGTGGCATGGTCTGTTTTGCTAAGGAAATCTCCTTctgtgttcctgcagagccaaGAACTCCAGCAGAGTCTGTGTTGAGCACTGAGCCTGCAGCAAAAAGACTGAAGAG TGTGACTGGGGAGTGTGCGTTAGAGGATGCCACAGACAGCAAGAAAGCAGAAGTCTCATGCACCCATGTCCAAGCTGATG GTACAGACAATGCAAAGGAGTACACAGCTGAAGATCTCTCCAGAGAGAGGAAATTCTCTGAGGAACCGAAGGCTCCTGAG GTGTTGAGCTCTGGAGGTTCACTGAAAGTGACTATTCAGCAGAGCAGTGAGAGCAGAGCTATCAGCACAACAGCTCTGAAACCAGGGCACTGGGCCTGCGACGTGGGCACAGCTGATCCCAACACAGAATCAGTCCTTAAATTCTACTGTTACATCTGCAAGACCAATTGCTGCAGTCAGCAG AATTTCCAATCCCACATGGCTGGAATTCAGCACCAGCAGCGACTTGGGGAGATTCAGCACATGAGcaatgtttgttttgtttcactaCTGCCCATGGTGAAACAGCAGAAGGTGCTAGCAGGAAAAGATGG AGAGACCCAGCAGCGGTGGTGTAACACGTGTCAGGTGCATTTCACCGGGGACCTCATCAAACATCGCAGGACCCAGGAACACAAG CTGGCCAAACGCTCGCTTCGTCCTTTCTGCACTGTCTGCAGCCGCCACTTCAAGACCCCTCGCAAGTTTGTGGAGCATATGAAGTCCCCTGAGCACAAACAGAAAGCCAAAGAG GTTAGGCTAGGAGAGAAGGAGTTGGGGAGCCCAGAAGATTCAGAGGAGTTGATCACTGTGGATGCTGTTGGCTGTTTtgaagatgatgatgaggaagaggaggaggaggagggaggagctgGTGAGGAGGAAGACCATGATATAGTGCTGATGGAGAATGAGGATTCTGCTGCCAAGCAG ACTGGGCTGAAGGAAGTGTCTTTGGAGGATTACGAAGGAAGTGAGAAGTATTGTCCAGACACAGCCTATG GCCTGGATTTTCTGGTCCCCGTCGCAGGttacctctgcaggctgtgtcACAAATTCTACCATAGCGACTCCGCTGCCCGGCTCGCACACTGCAAGTCCCTGATGCATTTTGAGAACTTTCAG AGATACAAGGCAGCAAGGCATCGTGCCACAACTGCCTACCCCGAGGCTGCTTTGCATTCCCAGGGCTCCAGCTCCCAATTGCTGGATGATCCAAAACAGCCTCTTGCTACAACAGCACATACCAGCAAGAAGATGAATGATGATCATGGGATAGATAAGGAGGGCACAGAGCTGTCAGCCCTGCAAGAACAAACCTCAAGGTCTCTGGAGGGTAAGGGTGAGCTGGCCACCTCTAGGCCAGAGGGCAAGAGCCTGGCCAGTGTGACTGACGATGTGTGTGGTATCATGGTTGTAGAAGAAGAAAGTCTACAGGAAGAGAACAAGTCCACTGCCACTAGTGCCGACTGCCTGTTCTCTGAGGAGAGCCACTCCGTAGGGGAGTCACTGGGACGTGAGGAAGAAGCCAACACAGCCAGgcagagggcaggcacagatgaCCACCAGGATCCAGGGAGTGGAGGAGGCTTAGGACAGAAGGAGGCAGCAGATGCAggccaggaggcagcagcagagccttcCTCCCTCGCCAAAGGTGAGACAGCCGGTCTCACCTCTGCTGGGTGCAGACGCTCTTCCAGGCGCAAACCCAGATAG